In Streptomyces hawaiiensis, one genomic interval encodes:
- a CDS encoding TrmH family RNA methyltransferase, producing the protein MADLITVEDPDDPRLRDYTGLTDVELRRKREPAEGLFIAEGEKVIRRAKEAGYEMRSMLLSAKWVDVMRDVIDELPAPVYAVSPELAEQVTGYHVHRGALASMQRKPLPTAAGLLHSARRVVIMESVNDHTNIGAIFRSAAALGMDAVLLSPDCADPLYRRSVKVSMGAVFSVPYARLDTWPKGLDSVREAGFTLLALTPDEKARPLDEAAPHTMDRVALMLGAEGDGLSTQALVAADEWVRIPMSHGVDSLNVGAAAAVAFYAVATGRPQA; encoded by the coding sequence GTGGCCGATCTCATCACCGTCGAGGATCCCGACGACCCGCGTCTGCGCGACTACACCGGCCTGACCGACGTGGAGCTGCGCCGCAAGCGCGAACCCGCCGAGGGCCTGTTCATCGCCGAGGGCGAGAAGGTCATCAGAAGGGCCAAGGAAGCCGGGTACGAGATGCGGTCCATGCTGCTCTCGGCCAAGTGGGTCGACGTCATGCGCGACGTCATCGACGAACTCCCCGCCCCGGTCTACGCCGTCAGCCCGGAGCTCGCCGAGCAGGTCACCGGCTACCACGTGCACCGCGGCGCGCTCGCCTCCATGCAGCGCAAACCCCTGCCCACCGCCGCCGGCCTCCTCCACAGCGCCCGCCGCGTCGTCATCATGGAGTCGGTCAACGACCACACCAACATCGGCGCCATCTTCCGCTCGGCCGCCGCCCTCGGCATGGACGCGGTCCTGCTCTCCCCGGACTGCGCCGACCCCCTCTACCGCCGCAGCGTGAAGGTCTCCATGGGCGCGGTCTTCTCCGTCCCGTACGCCCGTCTGGACACCTGGCCCAAGGGCCTGGACTCGGTCCGCGAGGCGGGCTTCACCCTCCTCGCCCTCACCCCTGACGAGAAGGCCCGCCCCCTCGACGAGGCCGCCCCGCACACCATGGACCGGGTGGCCCTCATGCTCGGCGCCGAGGGCGACGGCCTGTCCACTCAGGCCCTGGTCGCCGCCGACGAGTGGGTCCGCATCCCCATGTCCCACGGCGTCGACTCCCTCAACGTGGGCGCGGCGGCTGCCGTGGCCTTCTACGCCGTGGCCACCGGCCGGCCCCAGGCCTAG
- the cobA gene encoding uroporphyrinogen-III C-methyltransferase, translating into MAEHPAYPVGLRLTGRRVVVLGGGQVAQRRLPALLAAGADILLVSPEATPSVEAMADAGEITWQRRSYEEGDLADAWYALIATSDPEANTAASAEAERHRVWCVRSDDADRATAWTPATGHSEGVTVAVLTTDAKGRDPRHTAAIRDAVVEGLRDGTLVAPHHRTRTPGVALVGGGPGDPDLITVRGRRLLAEADVVITDHLGPRDLLAELSPSVEVIDAAKLPFGRFMAQEAINDALIEHARKGKSVVRLKGGDPFVYGRGMEEVQALAEAGIPCTVVPGISSSISVPGAAGIPVTHRGVAHEFTVVSGHIAPDDERSLVDWPSLAKLTGTLVILMGVSTIGKVAETLIAHGKSPDAPVALVQEGTTAGQRRVDATLATVAETVRTEDVKPPAVIVIGEVVKVGPTAPAPRK; encoded by the coding sequence ATGGCCGAACACCCCGCCTACCCCGTAGGCCTCCGCCTCACCGGCCGCCGCGTGGTCGTCCTCGGCGGCGGCCAGGTCGCCCAGCGCCGCCTCCCGGCACTGCTCGCGGCAGGCGCGGACATCCTTCTCGTGTCTCCCGAGGCCACCCCCTCGGTCGAGGCCATGGCGGACGCCGGCGAGATCACCTGGCAGCGGCGCTCGTACGAGGAGGGCGACCTCGCGGACGCCTGGTACGCCCTCATCGCCACCAGCGACCCCGAGGCCAACACCGCCGCCTCGGCCGAAGCGGAGCGGCACCGCGTCTGGTGCGTCCGCTCCGACGACGCCGACCGGGCCACCGCCTGGACCCCGGCCACCGGTCACAGCGAGGGCGTCACGGTCGCCGTCCTCACCACCGACGCCAAGGGCCGCGACCCCCGCCACACCGCCGCCATCCGCGACGCGGTCGTCGAGGGCCTGCGCGACGGCACCCTCGTCGCCCCGCACCACCGCACCCGCACACCCGGAGTCGCCCTGGTCGGCGGCGGCCCCGGCGACCCGGACCTGATCACCGTGCGCGGCCGCCGCCTGCTCGCCGAGGCCGACGTGGTCATCACCGACCACCTCGGCCCGCGCGACCTGCTCGCCGAACTGTCCCCGAGCGTCGAGGTGATCGACGCGGCGAAGCTGCCCTTCGGCAGGTTCATGGCCCAGGAAGCCATCAACGACGCCCTGATCGAGCACGCGCGCAAGGGCAAGTCGGTCGTCCGGCTCAAGGGCGGCGACCCCTTCGTCTACGGGCGCGGCATGGAGGAGGTCCAGGCGCTGGCCGAGGCCGGCATCCCGTGCACGGTCGTGCCGGGCATCTCCAGCTCCATCTCGGTCCCGGGCGCCGCCGGCATCCCCGTCACCCACCGGGGTGTCGCCCATGAGTTCACCGTGGTCAGCGGCCACATCGCCCCCGACGACGAGCGCTCCCTGGTCGACTGGCCGTCCCTGGCCAAGCTGACCGGCACGCTGGTGATCCTCATGGGGGTCAGCACGATCGGCAAGGTCGCCGAGACGCTCATCGCCCACGGCAAGTCCCCGGACGCGCCCGTCGCCCTGGTCCAGGAGGGCACGACGGCCGGCCAGCGCCGCGTCGACGCCACTCTCGCGACGGTCGCGGAGACCGTGCGGACCGAAGACGTGAAGCCCCCGGCGGTCATCGTCATCGGCGAGGTCGTGAAAGTCGGCCCCACGGCCCCCGCGCCCCGAAAGTAA
- the cobT gene encoding nicotinate-nucleotide--dimethylbenzimidazole phosphoribosyltransferase produces MTDTGQVPGEGLPESAGMVEQPGAPAHGAYTYLSETTAEDEDLLLLPGAQGAWGNEVPPPAPEPVLETVHQPGPHEISGRDSGSVDLGGVRLPDPPPIPPITPRRPLHLGPPLPDSSASPVRSLADRGPADAPVRQPAPSAAGPEYLDGPRAPEMPSPPAAPWGAPVTPPGPVSAGAAPAETVVPATEPMGTAQAVATRVTAETSHTTPPAPAEAGQAAVGAPVGPGVVPAEVQAAAAGAVQPPADPAGAGVGPGGAHVAAAGVAAVEQVMPAAQGEDPADVGVDAAEGRVAAAQAGLAAAGDAPGVVEAQAAEAGYAVPGQGAAVADYPAEAGAGPDTGQVDAAEIAAAAAPAPVAPSASQPGPVMDGSAQGGEPAGASAEPSVPDASGGQGPAVAAEQTVASAPAVEAGQVPEAVPFPEAAAGPEFAVVAPVEAAGGEAPAPAQVPDAAVHAPDAATYAPDVPAPEAVAQMPAAGVAPEAAAPGPAVSAPEAVAPEPDATADDTAPQPPTATDAAPVTQEPEVTVPQPATPGPEAPGQATVAPAAEPVGQEAVAPSAEAVAAPEPAPATEPVDQEAVAPSAEAVAAPEPAPAAESVATPTPAAESVATPTPAAESVAAPAPAPVAEAVAAPAPAPDPVAQAAVPADDAPDPAAPAEPEAAPEATAPDQPTAATAHPEAPAPAQAPEATAHPEAPVPAQAPEALVPHPATEAAAPVQAAPEAVTAAPAAEAVEPGPAPQGTAPDPPAPAEDVTVVLPAPAADEQAGQPVQGPQQSQPAQPEELEPPAPAVTVPAPRDGDAELAQNADDLDTRAAEQEDLADQERRDEESAAAVAEARQSTGPAAPGYDPAEREAVLKVMRERRDIRNGFRSDPIPHEVLLRVLEAAHHAPSVGHSQPWDFVVIRSADTRRAMHELAMRQRDAYAKSLPKGRAKQFKELKIEAILDTPVNIVVTADPTRGGRHTLGRHTQPQMAPYSAALAVENLWLAARAEGLGVGWVSFFDEREMVRALGLPEHLEIIAYLCVGYVDEFPDEPELLQAGWSKRRPLSWVVHEETYGRRALPGEEPHDLLAETVAQIRPLDAKALGEAWERQKRMTKPAGALGMLEIISAQLSGLSRQCPPPIPEPAAVAIFAGDHGVHAQGVTPWPQEVTAQMVANFLGGGAVCNAFATQVGAEVCIVDVGVAADLPATPGLLPRKIRAGTSDLTTGPAMTREEARQAIEVGIETARDLVAAGNKALLTGEMGIANTTASAALISVFTGADPAEVTGRGTGINDETLARKTEVVRRALELHQPDPADPIGVLAAIGGFEHAAIVGLLLGGASLRTPVILDGVSAGAAALVARAIAPEVLAACIAGHRSAEPGHVAALNKLGLRPLVDLDLRLGEGTGALLALPLVQSTARAMHEVATFDSAGVTEK; encoded by the coding sequence ATGACCGACACCGGCCAGGTCCCGGGCGAGGGACTGCCGGAGAGCGCAGGCATGGTGGAGCAGCCGGGCGCCCCCGCGCACGGTGCGTACACCTACCTCTCCGAGACCACCGCCGAGGACGAAGACCTGCTGCTGTTGCCGGGCGCCCAGGGCGCCTGGGGCAACGAGGTCCCTCCGCCCGCGCCGGAGCCGGTCCTCGAGACCGTGCACCAGCCGGGCCCGCACGAGATCTCCGGCCGCGACAGCGGCTCGGTCGACCTCGGCGGCGTCCGTCTGCCGGACCCGCCGCCGATCCCGCCCATCACCCCGCGCCGGCCCCTGCACCTCGGCCCGCCGCTGCCCGACAGCTCCGCCAGCCCGGTCCGCTCCCTCGCCGACCGAGGCCCCGCGGACGCGCCCGTGCGCCAGCCGGCACCGTCCGCGGCGGGCCCCGAGTACCTCGACGGTCCCCGCGCCCCCGAGATGCCCTCGCCGCCCGCCGCCCCCTGGGGCGCACCGGTCACGCCCCCGGGCCCGGTGAGCGCCGGGGCGGCGCCTGCGGAAACGGTTGTTCCGGCAACGGAACCGATGGGCACGGCCCAGGCGGTCGCGACCCGCGTGACGGCGGAGACCAGCCACACGACACCCCCGGCACCGGCCGAGGCCGGGCAGGCCGCGGTGGGTGCCCCTGTGGGGCCGGGTGTTGTCCCCGCAGAAGTTCAGGCAGCCGCAGCCGGCGCCGTTCAGCCCCCTGCGGACCCCGCGGGTGCGGGCGTCGGCCCGGGCGGAGCCCACGTGGCCGCCGCAGGGGTGGCCGCCGTGGAGCAGGTCATGCCCGCGGCACAGGGGGAAGACCCCGCGGACGTGGGTGTGGACGCGGCAGAGGGCCGGGTGGCCGCCGCCCAGGCCGGACTCGCCGCTGCCGGTGACGCCCCTGGTGTGGTCGAGGCCCAGGCGGCCGAGGCCGGGTATGCGGTTCCCGGGCAGGGTGCGGCGGTTGCGGACTACCCCGCTGAGGCCGGGGCCGGTCCGGACACGGGCCAGGTGGATGCCGCCGAGATCGCGGCCGCAGCCGCCCCGGCACCGGTTGCGCCGTCGGCTTCGCAACCCGGGCCGGTCATGGACGGCTCCGCGCAGGGCGGTGAGCCGGCCGGTGCTTCTGCTGAGCCTTCCGTGCCGGATGCCTCCGGCGGACAGGGCCCGGCGGTGGCCGCCGAGCAGACCGTGGCGTCGGCTCCTGCTGTGGAGGCCGGCCAGGTTCCTGAGGCGGTCCCGTTCCCCGAGGCCGCCGCCGGCCCGGAGTTCGCCGTCGTCGCTCCAGTCGAGGCCGCCGGTGGAGAGGCTCCCGCTCCCGCCCAGGTACCGGACGCTGCCGTTCACGCGCCCGACGCTGCCACTTACGCGCCCGACGTACCGGCCCCGGAGGCCGTTGCGCAGATGCCGGCCGCCGGCGTTGCCCCGGAGGCCGCCGCGCCGGGCCCAGCGGTGTCCGCCCCCGAGGCCGTCGCGCCTGAGCCGGACGCCACCGCCGACGACACTGCGCCCCAGCCCCCGACGGCAACTGATGCCGCGCCAGTCACGCAGGAGCCCGAGGTGACGGTTCCACAACCCGCCACTCCTGGCCCTGAGGCGCCCGGCCAGGCCACGGTTGCCCCGGCCGCTGAACCGGTCGGTCAGGAAGCGGTCGCTCCGTCCGCCGAGGCCGTCGCCGCTCCTGAGCCCGCCCCGGCCACCGAGCCGGTCGATCAGGAAGCGGTCGCTCCGTCCGCCGAGGCCGTCGCCGCTCCTGAGCCCGCCCCGGCTGCTGAGTCCGTCGCCACTCCGACCCCGGCTGCTGAGTCCGTCGCCACTCCGACCCCGGCTGCTGAGTCCGTCGCTGCCCCTGCCCCTGCCCCGGTCGCCGAGGCTGTCGCCGCCCCGGCCCCGGCCCCGGATCCGGTAGCGCAGGCCGCCGTGCCTGCCGACGACGCACCTGACCCCGCCGCGCCCGCCGAGCCGGAGGCCGCCCCGGAGGCGACCGCCCCGGATCAGCCCACCGCGGCGACGGCGCACCCCGAGGCCCCGGCACCCGCTCAAGCACCCGAGGCCACGGCGCACCCCGAGGCCCCCGTACCCGCTCAAGCACCCGAGGCCCTCGTGCCCCACCCCGCCACCGAAGCGGCAGCTCCGGTTCAGGCGGCCCCCGAGGCGGTCACAGCCGCCCCCGCCGCCGAAGCCGTCGAGCCCGGCCCCGCCCCCCAGGGAACCGCCCCCGACCCCCCGGCACCCGCCGAGGACGTCACCGTCGTACTCCCCGCCCCGGCCGCGGACGAGCAGGCCGGGCAGCCCGTGCAGGGCCCGCAGCAGTCCCAGCCGGCGCAGCCCGAGGAGCTGGAGCCTCCCGCACCCGCGGTCACCGTCCCGGCTCCTCGCGACGGCGACGCCGAACTCGCCCAGAACGCCGACGACCTGGACACCCGGGCCGCCGAACAGGAAGACCTGGCGGACCAGGAACGTCGAGACGAAGAGAGCGCGGCCGCAGTGGCAGAAGCACGACAGTCCACCGGTCCCGCCGCCCCCGGCTACGACCCCGCCGAGCGCGAGGCCGTCCTGAAGGTCATGCGTGAACGCCGCGACATCCGCAACGGCTTCCGCAGCGACCCCATCCCGCACGAGGTGCTGTTGCGCGTCCTGGAGGCCGCCCACCACGCTCCCTCCGTCGGCCACTCGCAGCCGTGGGACTTCGTCGTCATCCGCTCCGCCGACACCCGGCGCGCGATGCACGAACTGGCCATGCGCCAGCGCGACGCGTACGCGAAGTCCCTCCCCAAGGGCCGGGCGAAGCAGTTCAAGGAACTGAAGATCGAGGCCATCCTCGACACGCCGGTGAACATCGTCGTCACCGCCGACCCCACCCGCGGCGGCCGTCACACCCTCGGCCGTCACACCCAGCCCCAGATGGCCCCGTACTCGGCCGCCCTGGCCGTGGAGAACCTCTGGCTCGCCGCCCGCGCCGAAGGCCTCGGCGTCGGCTGGGTCAGCTTCTTCGACGAGCGCGAGATGGTCCGCGCCCTCGGTCTGCCCGAGCACCTGGAGATCATCGCCTACCTGTGCGTCGGCTACGTCGACGAGTTCCCGGACGAGCCCGAGCTGTTGCAGGCCGGCTGGTCCAAGCGCCGCCCGCTGTCCTGGGTCGTGCACGAAGAGACATACGGCCGCCGTGCCCTGCCCGGAGAGGAGCCCCACGACCTGCTCGCCGAGACCGTCGCGCAGATCCGCCCGCTGGACGCCAAGGCGCTCGGCGAGGCGTGGGAGCGCCAGAAGCGTATGACCAAGCCGGCCGGTGCGCTGGGCATGCTGGAGATCATCTCCGCGCAGCTGTCCGGCCTGTCCCGTCAGTGCCCGCCGCCCATCCCGGAGCCCGCGGCCGTCGCGATCTTCGCGGGCGACCACGGTGTGCACGCCCAGGGCGTCACCCCCTGGCCGCAGGAGGTCACGGCCCAGATGGTGGCCAACTTCCTCGGCGGCGGTGCGGTCTGCAACGCCTTCGCCACCCAGGTCGGTGCCGAGGTCTGCATCGTGGACGTGGGCGTCGCCGCCGACCTCCCGGCCACCCCGGGCCTGCTGCCCCGCAAGATCCGTGCCGGTACGTCCGACCTGACGACCGGCCCCGCGATGACCCGCGAGGAGGCCAGGCAGGCCATCGAGGTCGGCATCGAGACCGCCCGCGACCTGGTCGCCGCCGGCAACAAGGCCCTGCTGACCGGCGAGATGGGCATCGCGAACACCACCGCGTCCGCCGCCCTGATCTCCGTCTTCACCGGTGCGGACCCGGCCGAGGTCACGGGCCGGGGCACCGGCATCAACGACGAGACCCTCGCCCGCAAGACCGAGGTCGTCCGCCGCGCCCTGGAACTCCACCAGCCGGACCCGGCCGACCCGATCGGCGTGCTCGCCGCGATCGGCGGCTTCGAGCACGCCGCCATCGTCGGCCTCCTCCTCGGCGGCGCCTCCCTGCGTACGCCGGTGATCCTGGACGGCGTCAGCGCCGGGGCCGCCGCCCTGGTCGCCCGCGCGATCGCCCCCGAGGTCCTGGCCGCGTGCATCGCGGGCCACCGCAGCGCCGAGCCGGGCCACGTCGCCGCCCTCAACAAGCTGGGTCTGCGCCCCCTGGTCGACCTCGACCTCCGCCTCGGCGAGGGCACCGGCGCCCTGCTCGCCCTCCCGCTGGTCCAGAGCACGGCCAGGGCGATGCACGAGGTGGCGACGTTCGATTCGGCAGGAGTGACGGAGAAGTAG
- the cbiE gene encoding precorrin-6y C5,15-methyltransferase (decarboxylating) subunit CbiE, producing MADRVTVIGWDGSPLTAAASAALGAATLVAGAAHHLALPEVPAGAERIRLGSVALAARRIAGHRGTAVVLADGDPGFFGVVRTLRAPEFGLEVEVVPAVSSVAAAFARAGMPWDDAQVVVAHPRTLRRAVNVCRAHTKVAVLTSPGAGPAELGLLLEGVHRSFVICEELGTARERVSIVTSDKAADHTWRDPNVVIVLGGPAGPGTAGEAGGWISGRDPSAGPRGWTLPADAYGADLGEGETQLLRASQLARLGPRVGDLVWDIGCGSGAFAVEAARAGAAVLAVDGDWAACARTDAAARRLGVQLQIVHGTAPYILENLPEPDVVRVGAGGAAVVSAVADRRPQRIVTHAATRDAAELIGRDLNEHGYDVECALLQAVELDTRAWTEKERSVAFLLSGVLPRRGA from the coding sequence ATGGCCGACCGGGTCACGGTGATCGGCTGGGACGGTTCGCCGCTGACCGCCGCGGCGAGCGCCGCCCTGGGTGCCGCCACGCTCGTGGCCGGTGCCGCCCACCACCTGGCGCTGCCCGAGGTCCCCGCCGGCGCCGAGCGCATCCGCCTCGGCAGTGTCGCCCTCGCCGCCCGCCGCATCGCCGGCCACCGCGGCACGGCCGTCGTGCTCGCCGACGGCGACCCCGGCTTCTTCGGCGTCGTACGCACCCTGCGCGCCCCCGAGTTCGGCCTGGAGGTGGAGGTCGTCCCCGCCGTCTCCTCCGTCGCCGCCGCCTTCGCCCGCGCCGGTATGCCCTGGGACGACGCACAGGTGGTCGTCGCCCACCCCCGCACCCTGCGACGCGCGGTGAACGTGTGCCGCGCCCACACCAAGGTGGCGGTCCTCACCTCACCCGGCGCCGGCCCCGCCGAACTCGGGCTGCTCCTCGAAGGAGTCCACCGCTCCTTCGTCATCTGCGAGGAACTCGGCACCGCCCGCGAACGCGTCTCGATCGTCACCTCCGACAAGGCCGCCGACCACACCTGGCGCGACCCCAACGTCGTCATCGTCCTCGGCGGCCCGGCCGGACCCGGCACCGCGGGGGAGGCCGGCGGCTGGATCTCCGGCCGCGACCCGTCCGCCGGACCGCGCGGCTGGACCCTGCCCGCCGACGCGTACGGCGCGGACCTCGGCGAGGGCGAGACCCAGCTGCTGCGCGCCTCCCAACTCGCCCGCCTCGGGCCCCGCGTCGGCGACCTCGTGTGGGACATCGGCTGCGGCAGCGGCGCCTTCGCCGTCGAGGCCGCCCGCGCCGGCGCCGCCGTCCTCGCCGTCGACGGCGACTGGGCCGCCTGCGCCCGCACCGACGCCGCCGCCCGCCGCCTCGGCGTCCAGCTCCAGATCGTGCACGGCACCGCCCCGTACATCCTGGAGAACCTCCCCGAACCGGACGTCGTCCGCGTCGGCGCCGGGGGAGCGGCCGTCGTCTCGGCGGTCGCCGACCGCCGCCCGCAGCGCATCGTCACGCACGCCGCCACCCGCGACGCCGCCGAACTCATCGGCCGCGACCTGAACGAGCACGGCTACGACGTCGAATGCGCCCTGCTGCAGGCCGTCGAACTCGACACCCGGGCCTGGACGGAGAAGGAGCGGAGCGTCGCGTTCCTGCTCAGCGGCGTGCTGCCGCGCCGCGGTGCCTGA
- a CDS encoding GNAT family N-acetyltransferase, with translation MTSTFPNISISTERLVLRPLDEDDVAALAAMMNDEQVAAWTSVPQPFTESGARTWITDYAPAQRTEGHGIDFAVTEFLTQRLVGVIQLGKTNWHVRSTELSYIIAPWARGEGYASEAALATAQWLLGDQKFERIELRTAADNTASQQVAQKIGCISEGVLRNACIARARAEDGTWSDVRTDFIVWSLLPEDLEGVGDQLRDGFTSFGDWN, from the coding sequence ATGACGAGCACCTTCCCCAACATCTCCATCAGCACGGAGCGGTTGGTGCTGCGTCCCCTCGACGAAGACGACGTCGCCGCCCTGGCGGCGATGATGAACGACGAACAGGTGGCGGCCTGGACCTCCGTCCCCCAGCCGTTCACGGAAAGCGGCGCCCGCACCTGGATCACCGATTACGCCCCCGCGCAGCGCACCGAGGGACACGGAATCGACTTCGCCGTCACCGAGTTCCTCACCCAGCGCCTGGTCGGCGTCATCCAGCTCGGCAAGACCAACTGGCACGTACGCTCCACCGAGCTGTCGTACATCATCGCCCCCTGGGCCCGCGGCGAGGGGTACGCCTCCGAGGCCGCGCTGGCCACCGCCCAGTGGCTCCTGGGGGACCAGAAGTTCGAGCGCATCGAACTGCGCACGGCGGCCGACAACACCGCCTCACAGCAGGTCGCCCAGAAGATCGGCTGTATCAGCGAGGGCGTGCTGCGCAACGCCTGTATAGCCCGGGCCCGTGCCGAGGACGGCACGTGGAGCGACGTACGCACCGACTTCATCGTCTGGAGCCTGCTCCCCGAGGACCTGGAAGGCGTGGGCGACCAGCTCCGCGACGGCTTCACGTCCTTCGGCGACTGGAACTGA